A DNA window from Arachis duranensis cultivar V14167 chromosome 3, aradu.V14167.gnm2.J7QH, whole genome shotgun sequence contains the following coding sequences:
- the LOC107477891 gene encoding equilibrative nucleotide transporter 3, translated as MVTADPPTRLQGKHTAIAVCWLLGNGCLFAWNSMLTITDYYSILFPRYHPSRVLTLVYQPFAVGTIATLAYNEERINTRFRNLFGYILFFVATLLVLVIDLATSGRGGIGTFIGICAVGGAFGIADAHVQGGMVGDLSYMHPELLQSFLAGGAASGVLTSALRLVTKAAFENSKDGLRKGALLFFAITTFFELLCVLLYAFVFPKVPIVKYYRSKAASEGAKTVSADLAAAGIQTSSDNEDVKKQERKGKKQLLMENTDYAIDLFLIYSLTLSIFPGFLSEDTGKHSLGDWYALVLIAMYNGFDLIGRYIPLVKCIKMESRKLLTTTIVCRILLIPAFYFTAKYGDQGWMMLLTSFLGLSNGYLTVCVLTSAPKGYKGPEQNALGNILVSFLLAGIFVGVTLDWLWLIGKGW; from the exons ATGGTTACCGCAGATCCTCCAACGAGACTTcag GGAAAGCATACAGCAATAGCAGTGTGTTGGCTTCTTGGAAATGGATGTCTTTTCGCATGGAACAGTATGCTCACAATAACAGATTACTACTCTATCTTGTTTCCG AGATACCACCCCTCAAGAGTTCTTACTCTTGTATACCAGCCATTTGCAGTTGGAACGATTGCAACACTTGCCTACAACGAAGAAAGAATAAACACAAGATTTCGGAACCTATTTGGATACATTCTTTTCTTCGTAGCCACTCTTTTGGTGTTAGTT ATAGATTTAGCAACATCTGGTAGAGGAGGAATTGGAACTTTCATTGGTATATGTGCAGTAGGTGGTGCATTTGGAATAGCAGATGCTCATGTCCAAGGTGGAATGGTGGGAGACCTTTCATATATGCATCCTGAATTGCTTCAG TCTTTTCTTGCTGGTGGAGCAGCATCGGGTGTATTAACTTCTGCTTTGAGGTTAGTTACAAAAGCTGCATTTGAGAACTCCAAAGATGGTCTTCGCAAAGGAGCAC TTCTGTTCTTTGCCATAACAACATTCTTTGAGCTTCTTTGTGTCCTTCTCTATGCATTTGTGTTTCCCAAAGTACCAATTGTGAAATATTACCGATCAAAAGCAGCATCAGAAGGAGCAAAAACTGTTTCAGCTGATCTTGCAGCCGCTGGCATTCAGACCTCATCT gaCAATGAAGATGTAAAGAAACAAGAGCGCAAAGGAAAGAAGCAATTGTTAATGGAGAACACTGATTATGCAATTGATTTGTTCCTCATATATTCTCTAACACTGTCTATCTTCCCTGGATTCTTGTCAGAAGACACTGGAAAACATAGTTTGGGCGATTG GTATGCTCTTGTTTTGATTGCCATGTACAATGGGTTTGACTTAATCGGAAGATACATTCCCCTAGTGAAATGCATTAAAATGGAGTCTCGAAAGTTGCTCACAACAACAATAGTTTGTCGTATCTTACTTATACCGGCATTTTATTTCACTGCAAAGTATGGTGACCAAGGTTGGATGATGTTGTTGACATCTTTCTTGGGATTATCAAATGGTTATCTCACTGTCTGTGTTCTTACTAGTGCACCCAAAGGTTACAAG gGACCAGAGCAAAATGCCTTGGGAAACATATTGGTGTCGTTTCTTCTTGCAGGCATTTTTGTTGGGGTAACACTTGATTGGTTGTGGTTAATAGGTAAAGGGTGGTGA
- the LOC107477941 gene encoding uncharacterized protein LOC107477941, producing MRCDNNKHQDFQLLALEKENKSRDYNLFFPPAATHGAQPTIKSVLQSKEIVEKYDTAIARWMMDASVLFNAVNSAYYQSIIDAIANMGAGYKWPNYGRVHGYLLSKLVEDVKKMIEDYRKTDDALFKLLRDVLFVGSENVVHVVMDNATNYVAAGRLLESKFPILYWYPCATYCVNLMLQDIGKLQEFTGGREILHPAPTRFATNFIALQSILAQKDALRAMLTEPFVRVLHIVDSEDRAAMGFLYQAMYKAREEMVKRFQKRKRVVDPYFKILDSRWDSQLKRNLYATSYWLNLAFRFNSTEFDKHKQTTSNLLDVIERYDYSDADLNTKLTSETRIFKNAEGDFGSQNRMRKQSYDQICLDAFEDHLEWIMEDSPPFLTPEEVDALRNDLANMSLQSALDDLDQLNLEDDRDDDEANNNSVKNANQNETNQHVAPDLLDEERYLDFEITPWI from the exons ATGAGATGCGACAACAACAAACATCAAGACTTCCAGCTCCtagctctagaaaaggaaaacaagTCAAGGGATTACAATCTTTTTTTTCCACCGGCAGCAACACATGGAGCTCAACCAACTATCAAAAGTGTTCTCCAAAGCAAAGAAATTGTGGAGAAGTATGATACTGCTATTGCAAGATGGATGATGGATGCCTCTGTGCTATTTAATGCGGTTAATTCAGCCTATTATCAATCGATAATCGATGCGATTGCAAACATGGGTGCAGGGTATAAATGGCCAAATTATGGAAGAGTTCATGGATATTTGTTGAGTAAATTGGTTGAAGATGTAAAGAAGATGATTGAAGATTATCGT AAAACTGATGATGCTTTGTTTAAGTTGCTTAGGGATGTATTATTTGTTGGTTCTGAGAATGTTGTACATGTAGTGATGGATAATGCTACAAATTACGTTGCTGCTGGAAGGTTGTTGGAATCGAAGTTTCCTATATTGTATTGGTATCCTTGTGCAACATATTGTGTTAATCTGATGTTGCAGGATATTGGAAAGTTACAGGAA TTCACAGGCGGACGAGAAATACTTCATCCAGCTCCAACTCGATTTGCCACTAATTTCATTGCTTTGCAAAGTATTTTGGCTCAAAAGGATGCTTTGAGAGCTATG CTTACTGAGCCATTTGTTCGTGTATTGCATATTGTGGATAGTGAAGATAGAGCTGCAATGGGTTTCCTTTATCAAGCTATGTATAAGGCTAGGGAAGAGATGGTAAAGAggtttcaaaaaagaaagagggTTGTTGATccttattttaagattttagattCACGTTGGGATTCACAACTTAAAAGAAACCTTTATGCTACTAGTTATTGGTTAAATCTAGCTTTTCGATTTAATTCTACAGAATTTGACAAGCACAAGCAAACAACTTCTAACCTACTAGATGTCATTGAGAGATATGATTACAGTGATGCTGATTTGAATACTAAATTGACAAGTGAGACGAGAATCTTTAAGAATGCTGAAGGAGACTTTGGAAGCCA GAACCGAATGAGAAAGCAAAGTTATGATCAAATTTGTCTTGATGCATTTGAGGATCATTTGGAATGGATAATGGAAGATTCACCACCATTTTTAACTCCTGAAGAAGTTGATGCTTTACGAAATGATCTTGCAAATATGTCTCTTCAATCAGCTTTAGATGATTTGG ATCAATTGAATCTGGAAGATGATCGAGATGATGATGAAGCTAATAATAATTCTGTGAAAAATGCAAATCAGAATGAAACCAATCAGCATGTAGCTCCAGATTTGTTAGATGAAGAAAGATATCTAGACTTTGAAATTACTCCTTGGATATAA